The following are encoded in a window of Impatiens glandulifera chromosome 5, dImpGla2.1, whole genome shotgun sequence genomic DNA:
- the LOC124939182 gene encoding chromatin remodeling protein EBS-like, translating to MAKIKPVKRNLDSYTIRGINTVVKPGDYVLLRSPESDTIPYVAQMKKIQIDNENNVTVWLRWYYRPEDSIGGRKLFHGAKELFLSDHYDFQNALTIQGKCMVHSLKNYTNLEKIEAEDYYCRYEYKAATGVFVPSCVRVYCKCKLPENPDLLMVQCEECKNWYHPFCLEMTIDQAKQLDPFMCSDCNGEEDKIEKTNEVSEGDMLNYEVK from the exons ATGGCCAAAATCAAACCAGTCAAACGCAACTTAGACTCCTACACCATCAGAGGCATCAACACAGTCGTCAAAC CTGGAGATTATGTGCTGTTGCGATCACCGGAGAGCGATACTATTCCTTATGTGGCTCAGATGAAGAAGATCCAGATAGACAATGAAAATAACGTGACAGTTTGGCTAAGGTGGTATTACCGGCCGGAGGATTCCATCGGAGGTCGTAAACTATTCCATGGTGCGAAAGAACTGTTCTTGTCCGACCACTACGACTTTCAGAATGCTTTAACGATTCAAGGCAAGTGTATGGTTCATTCTTTGAAGAATTACACCAACTTAGAGAAAATTGAAGCTGAGGATTACTATTGTCGATATGAATACAAAGCTGCAACCGGTGTTTTTGTACCTAGTTGCGTTAGAGT GTATTGTAAATGCAAATTGCCCGAAAACCCTGACCTTTTGATGGTGCAGTGTGAGGAATGCAAAAACTG GTACCATCCTTTTTGTCTTGAGATGACTATTGATCAAGCAAAACAATTAGATCCGTTTATGTGTTCTGATTGTAATGGAGAGGAG gataaaattgaaaaaacgAATGAAGTGAGTGAAGGAGACATGCTCAATTATGAAGTGAAGTGA